GCGAAAAAACGCCTGATCCGCAGAACCCCATGTCTTTTTTTCGGTTTAAGCCGCATGTCCTCCAAAATCCTTGACAAGGCATTTGTGTCGAGCTATTGTTAGGTCGGTTGACCAAACTATAAAAGAGGGGCTTATGGGACGAAAATCAAACGCCATCCAAAAGCGTGACGAGATCGTTTGGGCCTTGTTCGACTGCCTCGCAGAAAGCGGCCATGAGACCGTGACCGTAAAGCACATAGCCGCCCGGGCCGGTCTGCCCCACGGCGTGATCCATTATTATTTTGAAAAAAAGGACGACATCGTGGCTGCCCTGGTGGAGTCCATAACCGCAACCTACGTAAGTCTCTTTGAAAAAGCCATGGAAGGCGTGGCCTCGCCCATGGAACGGGTGGACCGGATGCTTCGATACCTGGTGGAGGCCTTTGTGTTCGACCGGAGGCTCAACCGGGCCTTTTACAACCTGGTGCAAATGGGCTTTGAGCGCGAAGGCGTGAACCTGCCCCTGCGCCGGATGCTTGGGGCCTATCGCGGGACCACGGAGGGAATTTTCCTTGAAGCCGGGGCGGGAGTGAAAAGCGCGCCCGCAGCCTGTCTTTTGGCCGCCATGATCGAGGGGCTGGCCCTGCAATGGATGATCGACCCGGACGCCCTTGATAAGGACAGTGTCTGGCGCATGGTGGAGCAAACCGTCAAAAACCTGCTGAAATGATAAAAGGGGGCTCTCATGAAGTCGTTCGAGGAAAAAAGTTTCTGGATGACCACCAGGGATTATTCACCCAACCCAAGCCTTTCGGAAGACCTGGACGTTGACGTGGCCATAGTGGGCGGCGGATTCACCGGGCTTTCCACGGCCCATCACATCAAGAAGGATGATCCGGCCAGGCGGGTGGCCCTGTTGGAGTCGCAGATCATAGGATTCGGGGCCAGCGGAAGAAACGGGGGCTTTAACATGACCCTGTTCGGCCTCACCATGGGCATCACGAAACTGCGGTTTGGCCGGAGCGGGGCTCGTGAGGCCCACCATTACATGGAAAGGGCGGTGGACACCACGAGGGATTTGATAACCAGGCTTGAAATCGACTGCGACTACGAACACTCAGGCTTTTTCCGCGTGGCCACGTCCGAAAGCTATAAAAAGCGGATAATGCACGAAATGGAGCTGGCCCACTCCCTTGGCCTTACCGGCATCGAGTGGCTGGAGAAAGACACAATAAGGCAGGAGGTCGCAAGTCCCCAGTACCTGGGCGCTTGGTGGGAGCCCCGCTGCGGGATACTCAACCCGGCCAAGCTGTCCTGGGGCTGGAAGGACGTCATCGCCAGACAGGGCGTGTCGGTATACGAAAAATCGCCGGTGGAATCCATTACCCGCCAGGGCGGCAAAATCATCCTCAAAACCCCCGGCGGGAAGATCAGGGCCGATAAGGTGGTGCTGGCAACCAACGCCTGGTCTCATTTTCTTCCCGCCATCAAGCGCAAACAGGTGCCCCTGTGGACCTACATCGTATTAACCGAACCCCTTTCGGACGCTCTTTTGGGGCAGATCGGCTGGAAGAATCGCCAGGGAATAGAGGATGCCAGGAACCTGGTGCATTATTACAGGCTCACCGCCGACAACCGCCTTCTCATGGGAGGCCGGGACGCGGGGCTTGCCTGGGGCGACGACATGGACAAGGACCAAAGCCCAGTCGCTTTCGACGGCCTTGAAAAGGACGTTAAGGCCATCTTCCCCCAGCTTAGGAACACAAGGTTCACCCACCGCTGGGGCGGCCCCGTGTCCGTAACCCTGGACCTTGCCCCGGCCATGGGCTTTGTGGGGGACAAAAATGTGGTTTACAGCCTAGGCTGCATGGGCCACGGGGTGAGCCTTACGCATTTGAACGGACGGACCCTTGCGGACCTTGTTCTCGAAAAGAAATCCGATCTCACCGACGTGTTTTTTGTCAACCGGAAAACCATCCCCTGGCCGCCCGAGCCCTTGCGCACCATGAGCTCCAAGGCGATTCTCGCGGCCATGAAATTCCAGGACCGGTTCACGGATTGATTCATTAATCGATTCATAAAGGCGGGCGATTTCGGATAACCTGCAGGCGGCCGGGCAACCGTGGCATCAAGGTTGCCCGGCAACTCCGCGTTGGCCATGTTGCGTGGAAAAAGGGCGCAAGCTCGCATCCTGCCGGACGCGCAAAAAGATAGGATGCCGTCCCGGCGGCATGGCTCAGGCTGCGGCGAAGATTGAAAATTTGCTTCGGTAGTCCTTGGGGGACATTCCGGCGATTTTTTTGAAAACCTTGCGGAAGGAGTTCACGTCCTCGTAGCCAACCTTGTAGGCTATCTCGTTCACCGAGTCGTTCCCCCCCTCCAGGTGCTTCTTGGCCGTTTCCACCCTGAGGTTCTGAAGATAGGCCAAGGGCGAGTCGCCCGTTGCGCTCTTGAACCTTCTTTTGAAGTGCCGGGGGCTTAGCGCCACCTCGCTTGCGATTCCGTCTATGGAAACCGGCGCGGCCAGGCTTTCCTCCATCAGTTGCTGGGCCTTCAAAATTCTTCCGTCCGCGTGGCTCTTGAAAAAATCGTGGTTCATGTACGGGGCCTGGCTCAGGCGTTCCGGGTCGATCAGAAGGGCCTTGGAGCAAAGGGACGCAAGCTCCGGCGAGCCGTACTGTTCGATCATCTTAAGGCAGAGGTTCAGGAAGGAGGAGGCCGCTCCCGTGCAGATGAGCCCGGCCTCCTCGGTGAGAATCTCATCCGCCCTAAGGTCGATTCCGGGGTACCTGCGCCTGAAATCCCCCGCAAACTGCCAGTTGGTGGTGGCGGTGCGCCCGTTTAAAAGCCCGGTTTCCGCAAGGATGTAGGTGCCGGTGCAGATGGCCGCTATGGTCTCGCCTTTTTCATGCCTTTCCAAAAGCCAGCGTCTTACCTCGTCCATCCTTTCGGTGGAAAAATCAAAGGGGGGAAGAAAGCCCGGAAGGACTATCACGTCGGACCCGTCCGCCTTATGGATGGAGGAGTCCGCCCTGATCTCGAAGGCCCCGTTGGCCGTGACCGGTTTTCCGTCCACGGTGACGATCCGGCACCTGAAAAGGGGGCCGCCGTTTCCCAGAAGGCTCCACCAGAGGTTGGCCACGGCAAGGGCGTCCACAAGGCCGGTTATGGATGAGGACGCGCATTTGTTCTCGGCGAGTATGGTGATCCTGGCCACGGCGGGTCTCCTTCAAAAAGGTTTTCACCTGAAAAAGGCGGGGAAAAGTGAGCGGTCGGCTCTGGACTTAGAAGACTTATAAGTCCATTATGGCGCATTTGCCCCCGAATATGTCATATATGCCTCTTTTAATCCGCCCGGTCAAGAGCTATGGATAACCAACGGCAAAAGCCGTACCAGTGAACTTTCCCCCAAAAAACCTGCGAGGAAGACATGATGCTAAAAATAGCCGGATGCGATCTGGGCAAGGCGTCTGTGGGTTTTGTCGTGGCCAGCATAAGCGAAGACGGCGTCTTTTCCATCGAGGAAGCCGAATACAGGGACCACGAGGGCAGGCCCTTCGAGGTCTTTTTGGAATGGTGCGGAAAAAGGGACCTGGGCGGGTTCTGCGCCATGGGTGTAACCGGGCTCTATGCCGCCGAGTTTTTGCCGCCGGTCCTCGTGCTTCCCGAAGACGCCTGCCGCCAGGCGGTTCTTGAAGAGGATGAAAGCCTTCCCGACGTGATGAACCTCGTTTCCGTGGGAGCCAGGGGCTACGGCATCCTTTCCCGGAAACCCGTGGAAAACGGCGGAAAGGGGCGCTTCCAGTACAGGTTCATCGAAAACGAGAAGTGCTCGTCGGGAACCGGCGAGAACATGAAAAAAATTGCGGCCCGGTTCGGCTTAAGCCTTTCCGAAGCCGACGCCCTGGCAAGCGGGGCGGCCAAGGCCATACCCATAACCGCCCGCTGCTCGGTGTTCGCAAAAAGCGAAATGACCCATTACGCCAACTCCGGAAAGGCCACGGGCGACCTTTTCGCGGGCTTCTTCGATTCGGTGGCCAAGAACACGGCGGCGCTTCTTACCCGCAACAAGGTGAACGGCCCGGTTTACCTCATAGGCGGCTGCTCGCGGATAGAATCCTTCGTGAACGCCCTTAAAAGGTCCGTTGACCAGGAAATCATCCTTCCCGAAAACCGCCTGGTATTCGACGCCCTGGGCGCGGCCCGCATGGCGGCTAACCACGCCCTGAAAAACCCGGCGTTCCGCCTGCCCAAAGACCCGTCGGCCTTGTTCACCGCAAGCCAAAAGCGCTTCACCGTGCTTTCCCCGGCGGCCCTTCACAAGGACAGGGTGACCATGTCTCCGGAAGCCGGAATAGCGGCGGGCTGGGAAAACATTCCGGCTGTCCTGGGTCTCGACCTGGGCTCCACCGGGGCCAAGGCGGTCCTCACCTCCATCGAAACGGGCGAGCCGCTTTTAGACGTCTACGACCGCACCAGGGGCAACCCCGTGGACGCCAGCCGCAGGCTCATCGCCGCCATTCTGGAAATGGGCCGCCCGGATATAAGGGCCGTGGGCCTCACCGGCTCCGGGCGCGAGGCCGTGGCCACCCTTGCCAGGGCCGTGTACCCCGAAAAGGGAAGCGTCTGCGTGTTGAACGAGATAGTGGCCCACGCCACGGCGGCCATAAGAAGCGACCCGGACAGGGGCGCGGACATGTCCATAGTGGAGATAGGCGGCCAGGACGCCAAGTACATCCGCATAAGCGGGGGCCGCATAATCGAAAGCGACATGAACAAGGCTTGCAGCGCGGGCACAGGCTCGTTTCTGGAGGAGCAGGCTCTGTGCTACAACGTAAACGATATCGGTGAGTTCGTCTCCCTTGCCGAAACCGCCCAAAAGCCGCCCGATCTGGGGCAGATGTGCACGGTCTTCATAGCCGATTCCGGGGCCCAGGCCCTGAAGGACGGCTTTTCCCTGGCCGACATCTTCGCGGGTTTCCAGTATTCGGTTATCAACAATTATCTCAATCGGGTCATGGGCCAGCGGACCCTTGGGAAAAAGGTGTTCTTCCAGGGCAAGCCCGCAAGCAACCCCTCCCTTGCCTGGACCCTGGCCGCAGTCACCAACCGCGAAATAGTGGTGCCCGCCAATCCCGGAGCCATGGGGGCCTGGGGAATCGGCATCTGCGCTACGGAACAGGCGGGGGCCGAGGCCCTTCTGGCCGCAAAGCCCCTTGACCCGGACCAGTTCCTGGCGGCTGAAATTCTGGAGCGCGGCGAATTCACCTGCAGGGACGGCAAATGCAGGACGCTCTGCCCCATCCAGAAAACCACCATCTCCTACAGGGGCGAAAAACTCACGGCAACGTCCGGCGGGGCCTGCCCCAAGTACGAGATCGCGGCCCAGAACCTCGCCAAGATGGAAAAGGACGCGCCAAACCCGTTCATGGAACGCGACGCGCTTCTTGCTGCCTTTGAAAAGGACATCCCCGGCGCGCCCGTTGTGGCAATCCCCATGACCGGCCCGGTGGGCGGCTACATCCCCTTTCTGGCGACCCTTGTAACCGAGTTGGGCCATTCCGTGAAGGTGCTGCGTTCAAATTCTTCGTCGCTGGCTCGCGGCGAGCACCTGTGCAACTCCTACGATTCCTGCGGGCCGGTGAAAATCGCCCACGCCATATGCGACACGGATGATCCGATCCTCTTTTTTCCCAAGATAATGGATTTTTCCGACAGGTTTGGCCCCGGAGGCTCGCCATGCGTCACCGAGCAGGCCATGCCGGAAATGGTGGAGGAAACCCTGAAGACCCGGAAAAAGAACGTCCGGGTGATCCGCCCCAAGCTCCATCTTTTAAAGGGCCTTGACGGCAAAAAGATGGAAAAGGCCCTAAAGCCCCTGGCCGGGGCCCTGAGCGCCGATCCCGCCCTTCTGGGCCCGGCCCTTTCAAAGGCGAAAGCGGCCCAGGACGCCTATGAAAAGAGCCTCGAGGAAATCGGCCAGAACGCCCTAAAATACGCCAGGGAGAAAAATTTTCCGGCTGTGGTGGTGTGCGGCTCCCTTCACGTGATCCACGACGTCGCCGCCAATTCCGGCATTCCCGACATTCTGCGCTTGAACGGGGCCATGGCCATTCCGGCGGACTGCTACCCCATAGCCCCAGGCACACCCGAATTGCACAGGGTCTACTGGGGGGACGCCAACCGGTACATGAGGGCGGCGGTTTCGGCCAGAAACACCGGCGACGCCTTTCCCCTCATGCTCTCATCCTTCGGCTGCGGCCCCGCGTCATTCACCGAGCAGGTTTTCCAGTCGCTCCTTGAAGGATACCCCCACACAATACTTGAAAGCGATGGCCACGGCGGGGCTGCGGGCTTCGTCACCCGAATCCAGGCCTTTTTGCAGTCGGTGCGCCAGTTCCGGGCGGAAACCGGAAAAATTGACCTGCCGGACTGTTCCAAGGCCCTGTCCTACATCTCCTCCGGCGGGCATTCCGGGAAATACCTGGACCGGGACATCCGCTACGTGTTTTTCTCCAGCGTGGATTACCTGGGCGAGGTGCTGGCCGCAGTTTACCGGTCCTACGGCTATGACGCGGTCTCGGCCCCGCCCGTTTCCGAGCACAACTACACCGAGGGGAAAAAGGACTGCTCCGGCAAGGAATGCATGTCCTACCAGCTCATATGGGGGGCATTCAGGGAGTACCTGGAGAAGAACCCGTCCGACAAGCCCACGAGGCTGATGCAGCTTTCGGGCAGGATGTGCCGGGCGGGCATGTACCCGGTGAAGGACCGCCTTGCCATCGAAAGGATGGGCAGGGACGGCAGCGTGAGCGTGGTCTCCATGCGCCTGGCGGGCGGGCCGGGCATGGCGGCCAGGACCTCGGCGGGCATAGCGGCCCTGGATATAATACGGCAGCTTTACATCTACCATCTGCCCGTGGAAGGCGAGCCGGGCGAGGCGAAGCGGCTATACCAAAAATACAGCGGGGAAATACTCGAACTCGTCGAAAGAAAAACCAGGGGCGGAGTAAGGGGCCCGGCGCAGACCACCTTTCACTGGGCAAGGCTGAACGCCATCGTGGCAAGGGCTTCACGGGACTTTGCCGGGATGGAAAAAAGGAGCGCCGGAAAACCCCGGCCCCTTTCCACCATTTTCGTTTCCGGGGACCCCATGACAAAGGGCAACGACGTGGCCAACGCGGGCATATTTCAGGTCCTGGGCGACCAGGGGGTGCGGGCCGTGGTGGAGCCCGCAAGCGACGTGATCGAATATTTCGGTCGCGTGCATCCGGGAATACTGTTCGGACAGAACAGCAAGCCTCTCAAGAACCGCATGTACATAGCGGCAATGAAGGCCATACGGGAAAGGCTCTACAAAACCGCGCAAAAGTCCAACCCCTGGCTTCCCATGCCCGACATGCCGGCGGCCATAAAACGCGGGGCCGCCATCATAGACCCCGAAACCAACGGAGCTTCCGGGTACGCGGTGGGCAGCGTCCTCCATCACTGGGACACGGGCGCTTATGACGGCGTTCTCATGACGAGCTGCTGGGGCTGCGACAACAGCCTGATCGAGGAGAGCCTTCTGCGCCACAACGAGAACATACCATTTTATTTTTACTACGATGACGGAACGCCCCTGGATCAGCGGAAGGTGGCGAGCTTCGCCTTCCGCCTGGTCCGCCAGGCGGCCTGAGCTCGCGCCAGGCGGTGTGAACACGCGATCTGCTGTGTCAGGCGTCGCCGAAAAGCTCGTAGCGTACCCAAAAGTACGCGTCCTCCCTTTTCGGCTCGCCTTCCTTGCATCTCATCGCGTTCACACCGCCTGGGCCGGGCTTCGATGTGGGAAAATCTGGCCGGAAGGAAGGATAGGGTTCATGCCTCCTACTGGAGTGTGCGTAGCACGCGCCTAAAAATAACGGGGGGTCCGGGGGGCCATCGGCCCCCCGGGAAGCCTTCGGCGTTTTTGCTTATGCTGTTCTGCTTTTACTGTTTTGATTCGGCTTGGCGTCAATCGTACGAAAAGCGCCTCATGCCCACGTTTTGGATCATGCCCACCCCCATCATGGCCACCAGCATGGAGCTGCCGCCGTAGGATATGAACGGGAGCGGCACCCCCACCACTGGCAGGATGCCCATGACCATTCCGGTGTTGATGAACACCTGCCAGAAGAAATATGACACCACGCCCACGCAGATGTACGCGCCGAAGGGGTCCTTGGACTGGTATCCGGCATTCAGGCCCCTCCACAAAAATGCGAAAAAGAGGATTAGGAGGGCCGTGGCCCCCAGGAGCCCCCATTCCTCGGACAGAACCGCGAAAATGAAGTCCGTGTGCTGTTCCGGCAGAAAGGAAAGGGCCTTCTGGGAGCCTTCCATGTAGCCCTTGCCCGAAAACATCCCGCTGCCTATGGCGATTTTGGACTGGATGATGTGATATCCGGCTCCCAACGGGTCCCGGTCGGGGTCCAGAAAGGTCTTTATCCGCTCTTTCTGGTAGTCCTTCAGGTTCATGTACAGAAGAGGTAGCGCCACCAGCCCGCACGAGACCAGAAAGACCAGGGTGCGCCGCCTTATCCCGGCGTAGAAGGTCATGGAGGCGGCGATGATGGCCATCACCATACCGGTTCCCAGGTCGGGTTGGGCCAGAATCAGCAGGAAGGGGACAAAAAGCAGGGCCGCCGGAAGGGCTATTTCCCGCAATCCGAGACCGGAGGCCGAGCCCGACCTGGAATAGAAATGGGCAAGGACTATGACAGCGGTGAGCTTGGCGGTTTCCGAGGGCTGGAAGGCCAGGGGGCCCAAGGATATCCATCTCTGGGAGCCCGACACGGTCTTTCCGAACACCAGGACCCAGGCAAGGGACAGCACCGTCAATATGTAGATGATCCAGACCCAACGGTCCATGAAGTGGTAGTGAAAGGAAAAAACAAGGGCCATCACCATAAGGCCCAGGCCGAACCAGATTGCCTGCTTTACCGCGAAAATCTGCCCCAGCCCGCGCGCGCCGGGCTCAGCCGCGCTGTAAATGGAGGCCACCCCGACCCCGGCCAGGATGAAGACCAGAAGCAGCAGCCACCAGTCGAAATGCGAAACAAGCCTTCTGTCGATCATCATGGCGATTCCCGCCTTCCCTCGACCGGAGTGAAGGCCGCAGCCGTGGTGGGAGTGTAAGTCGAAGCCGTGGTGGGGGTGACGCCTGCGGCGGCCTCGGACGGGGCTTTTTCGTCATCTGCGGACGGATCGGACATCCTCATGTATTCCAGTATCAAATCCCGCGCAACGGGGGCTGCTGTGGACGCGCCGTGGCCACCGTGCTCCACTATCACGGCCACCGCGATTCCGGGCAGGCCCTTGGGGGTGCAAAAAGCCGTGAACCACGCGTGATCCTGAAAACGCCTGTGGGAGCTGGTCTGGTTCAGAAAGTTCTCCCTGTCCTTGCGCCCCACCACCTGGGCCGTGCCGGTCTTGCCGTAAATGCCGTATTTTTCGGACCGGGCGGCCCAGGCGGTTCCGTTTCTTGTGTTGACCACCTCCCAGAGGCCCTGCTTTATGATGGCGAGGTTTTTGGGGCTTGCGGGAAGGCGGCCCAGAACCTCCGGTACGAAGCGATGGGCCACGGAATGATCCGGCCTTTCCACCCGCTCCGCCACCTGGGGCCTGTAGAGAACGCCCCCGTTCGCCACCGCAGCCATGAGGGAGGCCATCTGGAGGGGGGTGGCAAGGTTGTAGCCCTGGCCTATGGCCACGGAGAGGGTCTCGCCCTTTGTCCAGGGGCGGCCCGTGTGCTTCTTCTTCCACTCCATGGTGGGCACAAGCCCCCTGGCCTCGCCGTCCAGGCCGATTCCGGTGACCGCCCCCAGGCCCCCCGAACGTGCGTAATAGGCCAGCCGGTCAACTCCAAGCTGCTCCCCCACCCTGTAGCAATAGACGTCGCAGGATTCGGCCAGGGCCTGCACGGCCTTCACCGGCCCGTGCCCGCCCCGTTTCCAGCACCAGAAATCGCGGTTTCCGAAGGAATAGAAACCGGGGCAGTAGAGCAGGGTTTCCTGGTTAACCACGCCTTCCTCAAGGCCCGCCATGAGGGTTATGACCTTGTAGGTGGAGCCTGGGGGATAGGCCCCGGAAATGGCCCTGTTGTGCATGGGGCGGCGCTCGTCATTCACAAGCCCGGCCCACTGCCGGGCCGTCATGCCGGTGATGAAGAGGTTGGGATCAAAGGAAGGGGTGCTCGCAAGGGCCAGGACCCTGCCCGAAAATGGGTCCAGGGCCACCACGGCCCCGGTTTCCTCGCCCAGAAGTTCAACTGCCTTTGCCTGGAGCCCGGCGTCCACGGTGAGCCGCAGGTTGTTTCCGGGCGCCGCCGGAACCGTGCGCATCACGGAAACAACCCTTCCCCTTGCGTCAACTTCCACCTGCCTGCCGCCCTTGCCCCCGGCGAGCTGGTCCTCGAACATGCGCTCCACGCCTGTCCTGCCCACCATGTCCCCGGCGATTTTCCCCGTGCCGCTCTTTTCCAGCTCCTTTTCCGTTATTTCGCCCACGTAGCCCAAAAGGTGGGCAAAGGAGGCCCCAAGGGGAAAGGACCGCTGTGACCTTGTCTGAACGGATATCCCGGCCAGTTCCAGGGAGTGGGCGCTGACGATGGCGAGCCGGTCGCGGTCGATGTCGGTCTTTATCACCACCGGTGTGAAAGGGGCCTCCTTTTCCGCCTTCAGGAGCCTGGGGCCCCAGATTTTGAGGTCGAGATCGAGGTATTCCCTTAAAAGCGGGAAGATGTTCTTTACGGGCTTTGCATCGCTTGGGGTTATGGATACGTCGAAGGAGGGGCGGTTGTCGGCCAGGACCTGGCCGGTCCGGTCCAGAATCAGTCCCCTGGCGGGGACAACCCTTTGAATCCGCACGCAGTTGTTCTCGCTAAGCCTCGCATATTCCAGGCCGTCCAGCACCTGGAGCTGGTAGAGGCGCACGAAAAGAACGCACAGCCCGGCCAGGATGAAGACCAGGACCCCCGGAATCCTCCGGCGGCTGTGGTCAGTCCAGTCTGTCCTGATAACTGTCCCCAAGGTATACGCGAGGCTCCGT
This region of Deltaproteobacteria bacterium genomic DNA includes:
- a CDS encoding TetR/AcrR family transcriptional regulator; amino-acid sequence: MGRKSNAIQKRDEIVWALFDCLAESGHETVTVKHIAARAGLPHGVIHYYFEKKDDIVAALVESITATYVSLFEKAMEGVASPMERVDRMLRYLVEAFVFDRRLNRAFYNLVQMGFEREGVNLPLRRMLGAYRGTTEGIFLEAGAGVKSAPAACLLAAMIEGLALQWMIDPDALDKDSVWRMVEQTVKNLLK
- the mrdA gene encoding penicillin-binding protein 2, with amino-acid sequence MGTVIRTDWTDHSRRRIPGVLVFILAGLCVLFVRLYQLQVLDGLEYARLSENNCVRIQRVVPARGLILDRTGQVLADNRPSFDVSITPSDAKPVKNIFPLLREYLDLDLKIWGPRLLKAEKEAPFTPVVIKTDIDRDRLAIVSAHSLELAGISVQTRSQRSFPLGASFAHLLGYVGEITEKELEKSGTGKIAGDMVGRTGVERMFEDQLAGGKGGRQVEVDARGRVVSVMRTVPAAPGNNLRLTVDAGLQAKAVELLGEETGAVVALDPFSGRVLALASTPSFDPNLFITGMTARQWAGLVNDERRPMHNRAISGAYPPGSTYKVITLMAGLEEGVVNQETLLYCPGFYSFGNRDFWCWKRGGHGPVKAVQALAESCDVYCYRVGEQLGVDRLAYYARSGGLGAVTGIGLDGEARGLVPTMEWKKKHTGRPWTKGETLSVAIGQGYNLATPLQMASLMAAVANGGVLYRPQVAERVERPDHSVAHRFVPEVLGRLPASPKNLAIIKQGLWEVVNTRNGTAWAARSEKYGIYGKTGTAQVVGRKDRENFLNQTSSHRRFQDHAWFTAFCTPKGLPGIAVAVIVEHGGHGASTAAPVARDLILEYMRMSDPSADDEKAPSEAAAGVTPTTASTYTPTTAAAFTPVEGRRESP
- the rodA gene encoding rod shape-determining protein RodA, with translation MIDRRLVSHFDWWLLLLVFILAGVGVASIYSAAEPGARGLGQIFAVKQAIWFGLGLMVMALVFSFHYHFMDRWVWIIYILTVLSLAWVLVFGKTVSGSQRWISLGPLAFQPSETAKLTAVIVLAHFYSRSGSASGLGLREIALPAALLFVPFLLILAQPDLGTGMVMAIIAASMTFYAGIRRRTLVFLVSCGLVALPLLYMNLKDYQKERIKTFLDPDRDPLGAGYHIIQSKIAIGSGMFSGKGYMEGSQKALSFLPEQHTDFIFAVLSEEWGLLGATALLILFFAFLWRGLNAGYQSKDPFGAYICVGVVSYFFWQVFINTGMVMGILPVVGVPLPFISYGGSSMLVAMMGVGMIQNVGMRRFSYD
- a CDS encoding FAD-dependent oxidoreductase, producing the protein MKSFEEKSFWMTTRDYSPNPSLSEDLDVDVAIVGGGFTGLSTAHHIKKDDPARRVALLESQIIGFGASGRNGGFNMTLFGLTMGITKLRFGRSGAREAHHYMERAVDTTRDLITRLEIDCDYEHSGFFRVATSESYKKRIMHEMELAHSLGLTGIEWLEKDTIRQEVASPQYLGAWWEPRCGILNPAKLSWGWKDVIARQGVSVYEKSPVESITRQGGKIILKTPGGKIRADKVVLATNAWSHFLPAIKRKQVPLWTYIVLTEPLSDALLGQIGWKNRQGIEDARNLVHYYRLTADNRLLMGGRDAGLAWGDDMDKDQSPVAFDGLEKDVKAIFPQLRNTRFTHRWGGPVSVTLDLAPAMGFVGDKNVVYSLGCMGHGVSLTHLNGRTLADLVLEKKSDLTDVFFVNRKTIPWPPEPLRTMSSKAILAAMKFQDRFTD
- a CDS encoding helix-turn-helix domain-containing protein encodes the protein MARITILAENKCASSSITGLVDALAVANLWWSLLGNGGPLFRCRIVTVDGKPVTANGAFEIRADSSIHKADGSDVIVLPGFLPPFDFSTERMDEVRRWLLERHEKGETIAAICTGTYILAETGLLNGRTATTNWQFAGDFRRRYPGIDLRADEILTEEAGLICTGAASSFLNLCLKMIEQYGSPELASLCSKALLIDPERLSQAPYMNHDFFKSHADGRILKAQQLMEESLAAPVSIDGIASEVALSPRHFKRRFKSATGDSPLAYLQNLRVETAKKHLEGGNDSVNEIAYKVGYEDVNSFRKVFKKIAGMSPKDYRSKFSIFAAA